The proteins below are encoded in one region of Tessaracoccus aquimaris:
- the rplD gene encoding 50S ribosomal protein L4: MSDLTVDVIDAKGKKAGKADLPAALFDTQTNIPLIHQVVVAQLAAARQGTHDTKTRAEVRGGGIKPWRQKGTGRARHGSRRSPIWTGGGVVHGPTPRDYSQRTPKKMVAAALRGALSDRARDGQVFVISEIVSGDKPSTKAAIATLTKVAGDISKVLVVLDRFEDIAWLSLRNVPTVHALAVDQLNTYDVLVNDKVVFTSAALAAFVAGPATGKSAKAVATESEAAAEAPVAKAAPAKAAPAKEAPAKEAPADEAEVNDGGYRGDNPPAGFDIKGNADSGKYHTPESPWYGRTKAEVWFDSAEAAEAAGFVPAVANNNEEKDK, translated from the coding sequence ATGAGCGATCTGACCGTTGACGTGATCGACGCCAAGGGCAAGAAGGCCGGCAAGGCCGACCTTCCCGCCGCGCTGTTCGACACGCAGACCAACATCCCCCTGATCCACCAGGTCGTCGTGGCCCAGCTGGCCGCCGCCCGTCAGGGCACGCACGACACCAAGACGCGCGCCGAGGTGCGCGGCGGTGGCATCAAGCCTTGGCGCCAGAAGGGCACCGGCCGTGCACGTCACGGTTCGCGTCGCTCGCCGATCTGGACCGGCGGTGGCGTTGTCCACGGCCCGACCCCCCGCGACTACTCGCAGCGCACCCCCAAGAAGATGGTCGCCGCCGCTCTGCGTGGCGCCCTCTCGGACCGCGCTCGTGACGGCCAGGTGTTCGTGATCTCCGAGATCGTCTCGGGCGACAAGCCCTCGACGAAGGCGGCAATCGCGACGCTGACCAAGGTCGCAGGCGACATCTCCAAGGTGCTCGTCGTGCTCGACCGCTTCGAGGACATCGCCTGGCTGAGCCTGCGCAACGTCCCGACCGTGCACGCGCTCGCCGTCGACCAGCTCAACACCTACGACGTGCTGGTCAACGACAAGGTGGTCTTCACCTCCGCAGCGCTGGCCGCGTTCGTGGCTGGCCCCGCTACCGGCAAGTCGGCCAAGGCCGTCGCCACCGAGTCCGAGGCTGCGGCCGAGGCTCCCGTCGCCAAGGCCGCTCCGGCCAAGGCTGCGCCCGCCAAGGAAGCCCCCGCGAAGGAGGCCCCCGCCGACGAGGCTGAGGTCAACGACGGTGGCTACCGCGGCGACAACCCGCCCGCCGGGTTCGACATCAAGGGCAACGCCGATTCCGGCAAGTACCACACGCCCGAGTCGCCCTGGTACGGCCGCACCAAGGCTGAGGTCTGGTTCGACAGTGCCGAGGCAGCAGAGGCCGCCGGGTTCGTCCCGGCAGTCGCCAACAACAACGAGGAGAAGGACAAGTGA
- the rplC gene encoding 50S ribosomal protein L3, producing MSERIVKGILGTKLGMTQLWDENNKVVPVTVIQAGPCVVTQVRTPETDGYNAVQLGFGAVKAKKVTKPEAGHFAKADVTPRKHLVELRTADASEFELGQELTAEVFADGEIVDVTGTSKGKGTAGVMKRHGFKGLRASHGVHRKHRSPGSIGGCATPGRVFKGLRMAGRMGNDKVTVQNLKIHAVDAERGLLLVRGAIPGNNGSLVVVRSAAKKGDAA from the coding sequence ATGAGTGAACGAATCGTGAAGGGCATCCTGGGCACCAAGCTCGGCATGACCCAGTTGTGGGACGAGAACAACAAGGTCGTCCCCGTGACTGTCATCCAGGCGGGACCGTGCGTCGTGACGCAGGTCCGCACCCCCGAGACCGACGGCTACAACGCCGTGCAGCTCGGCTTCGGCGCCGTCAAGGCGAAGAAGGTCACCAAGCCTGAGGCCGGGCACTTCGCCAAGGCCGACGTCACCCCCCGCAAGCACCTGGTCGAGCTCCGCACCGCTGATGCGTCCGAGTTCGAACTGGGCCAGGAGCTGACCGCCGAGGTCTTCGCCGACGGCGAGATCGTCGACGTGACCGGCACCTCCAAGGGCAAGGGCACCGCTGGTGTCATGAAGCGCCACGGGTTCAAGGGCCTGCGCGCCTCGCACGGTGTGCACCGCAAGCACCGCTCGCCCGGCTCCATCGGTGGCTGCGCCACCCCCGGCAGGGTCTTCAAGGGCCTCCGCATGGCGGGTCGCATGGGCAATGACAAGGTCACCGTCCAGAACCTGAAGATTCACGCCGTCGACGCTGAGCGTGGCCTGCTGCTTGTCCGCGGCGCCATCCCCGGAAACAATGGCTCCCTCGTCGTCGTCCGCAGCGCAGCTAAGAAGGGTGACGCAGCATGA
- the rpsJ gene encoding 30S ribosomal protein S10 produces MAGQKIRIRLRAYDHEVIDSSARKIVDTVTRTGAKVAGPVPLPTEKNVFCVIRSPHKYKDSREHFEMRTHKRLIDILDPTPKTVDSLMRLDLPAGVDIEIKLP; encoded by the coding sequence GTGGCTGGACAAAAGATCCGCATCAGGCTGCGGGCGTATGACCATGAGGTCATCGACAGCTCGGCGCGCAAGATCGTCGACACCGTGACTCGCACGGGTGCGAAGGTGGCCGGCCCCGTGCCGCTGCCGACGGAGAAGAACGTGTTCTGCGTTATCCGTTCGCCCCACAAGTACAAGGACAGCCGCGAGCACTTCGAAATGCGCACGCACAAGCGTCTGATCGACATCCTCGATCCGACGCCGAAGACCGTCGATTCGCTCATGCGTCTCGACCTGCCTGCTGGCGTTGACATCGAGATCAAGCTCCCGTGA
- the pflA gene encoding pyruvate formate-lyase-activating protein encodes MSEVLLDAPGRGAPGAPAEQAMVGGIPVASDLSRSELLLAQRVGEVGSVHSWELVTAVDGPGTRMTTFLAGCPLRCLYCHNPDTMTANRGMPVRAEDLLARIRRYRGVFRATKGGITLSGGEVLQQPGFAGRILRGAKEMGIHTAIDTSGFLGANASDELLADVDLVLLDVKSGDEATYRRVTGRDLAPTLDFGRRLDALGIATWIRFVLVPGLTDDPDNIAPIADYAASLGNVERVEVLPFHQMGRAKWDGLGLRYELGDTEPPSAAQVAATRAIFEARGLLTY; translated from the coding sequence ATGAGCGAGGTCCTGCTGGACGCCCCCGGCCGCGGGGCGCCCGGCGCACCCGCGGAGCAGGCGATGGTCGGCGGCATCCCCGTCGCGAGCGACCTGTCGCGCTCCGAACTGCTCCTCGCCCAACGGGTCGGCGAGGTGGGCTCAGTGCACTCCTGGGAGCTCGTCACGGCCGTCGACGGCCCGGGAACCAGGATGACGACGTTCCTGGCCGGCTGCCCGTTGCGGTGCCTCTACTGCCACAACCCCGACACCATGACCGCCAACCGCGGCATGCCTGTTCGTGCGGAGGACCTGCTGGCACGGATCCGGCGCTACCGGGGCGTGTTCCGGGCGACCAAGGGAGGGATCACGCTCTCCGGTGGTGAGGTCCTGCAGCAGCCGGGGTTCGCGGGCCGGATCCTGCGCGGCGCCAAGGAGATGGGCATCCACACGGCCATCGACACGTCCGGCTTCCTGGGTGCCAACGCGTCAGACGAACTGCTCGCCGACGTCGACCTGGTGCTGCTGGACGTCAAGTCCGGCGACGAGGCGACCTACCGGAGGGTCACCGGCCGTGACCTCGCTCCGACCCTCGACTTCGGGCGCCGCCTCGACGCGCTCGGCATCGCGACGTGGATCCGCTTCGTGCTGGTGCCAGGGCTCACAGATGACCCGGACAACATCGCGCCGATCGCCGACTACGCGGCGAGCCTCGGCAACGTGGAGCGGGTCGAGGTGTTGCCCTTCCACCAGATGGGCCGCGCCAAGTGGGACGGGTTGGGGCTGCGCTACGAACTCGGCGACACCGAGCCGCCGAGTGCCGCCCAGGTGGCCGCGACCAGGGCCATCTTCGAGGCAAGGGGCCTGCTCACCTACTGA
- the pflB gene encoding formate C-acetyltransferase — MTASAPTREDSLVPENAWGGFVPGAWQDSIDVRDFILANFTPYTGDAAFLSGATEKTLNVWETLQRDFLSVERAKRVYDVETHIPADVDAFPAGYICADDDVIVGLQTDTPLKRPMMPAGGWRMVETATQEAGLEPDERIKEIFTRYRKTHNEAVFDIYTPRIRAARSAHLITGLPDAYGRGRIIGDYRRVALYGVDRLIQAKQADKDSIADEPFSENWARYREEHSEQIKALKKLKNLGDSYGFDLSRPAATFHEAVQWTYLAYLASVKSQDGAAMSIGRLSGFFDVYAERDLASGLITEPDAQEIIDALVTKLRIVRFLRTIDYDQIFSGDPYWATWSDGGFADDGRTLVTKTSFRLLQTLRNLGPAPEPNITIYWDAALPEGYKAFCSLISIETSAIQYESDAEIRSHWGDDTAIACCVSPMAIGKQMQFFGARLNTAKALLYAINGGRDEMTGKQVVSGYDPLAGDQPLDFDTVWARYDAMLDWAVQTYVEALNIIHYCHDKYAYEAMEMALHDDEVVRTMGCGMAGLSIVADSLSAIKFATVTPVRDESGLVVDYITEGDFPKYGNDDDRVDDLAKLVVSTVMGKIRSIKLYRDAIPTQSVLTITSNVVYGKATGAFPSGHAAGTPFAPGANPANGADTHGMLASMMSVGKLSYDDALDGISLTNTITPTALGRTEQERIDNLVGILDAGMGEGLYHANINVLNRETLLDAMENPENYPQLTIRVSGYAVNFVKLTREQQLDVLSRTFHEAL; from the coding sequence ATGACGGCCTCGGCCCCCACCCGCGAAGATTCCCTCGTCCCCGAGAATGCCTGGGGAGGGTTCGTTCCCGGAGCGTGGCAGGACAGCATCGACGTGCGCGACTTCATCCTCGCCAACTTCACGCCCTACACCGGCGACGCCGCGTTCCTCTCCGGCGCGACCGAGAAGACGCTGAACGTGTGGGAGACGCTGCAGCGCGACTTCCTGAGCGTCGAGCGGGCCAAGCGTGTCTACGACGTAGAGACCCACATCCCCGCCGACGTGGACGCGTTCCCCGCCGGCTACATCTGCGCTGACGACGACGTCATCGTCGGCCTGCAGACCGACACCCCGCTGAAGCGGCCCATGATGCCTGCAGGCGGTTGGCGGATGGTGGAGACCGCGACCCAGGAGGCGGGCCTCGAGCCCGACGAGCGGATCAAGGAGATCTTCACCCGCTACCGCAAGACGCACAACGAGGCCGTCTTCGACATTTACACCCCGCGCATCCGCGCCGCCCGCAGCGCGCACCTGATCACCGGCCTCCCGGACGCTTACGGCCGCGGCCGCATCATCGGCGACTACCGGCGCGTCGCCCTGTACGGCGTCGACCGGCTGATCCAGGCCAAGCAGGCTGACAAGGACTCCATCGCCGACGAGCCGTTCAGCGAGAACTGGGCCCGCTACCGCGAGGAGCACTCCGAGCAGATCAAGGCGCTGAAGAAGCTCAAGAACCTCGGCGACAGCTACGGCTTCGACCTGTCCCGTCCTGCCGCCACGTTCCACGAGGCCGTGCAGTGGACCTACCTGGCCTACCTCGCCTCCGTGAAGAGCCAGGACGGCGCCGCCATGAGCATCGGCCGGCTCTCCGGGTTCTTCGACGTCTACGCCGAGCGCGACCTTGCCTCGGGCCTGATCACCGAGCCCGACGCCCAGGAGATCATCGACGCGCTCGTCACGAAGCTGCGCATCGTGCGCTTCCTGCGCACCATCGACTACGACCAGATCTTCTCCGGCGACCCGTACTGGGCGACCTGGTCCGACGGCGGCTTCGCAGACGACGGCCGCACGCTCGTCACCAAGACGTCCTTCCGGCTGCTCCAGACGCTGCGCAACCTCGGCCCCGCGCCGGAGCCGAACATCACCATCTACTGGGACGCGGCGCTGCCGGAGGGCTACAAGGCCTTCTGCTCGCTGATCTCCATCGAGACCTCCGCGATCCAGTACGAGTCCGACGCCGAGATCCGCAGCCACTGGGGCGACGACACCGCCATCGCCTGCTGCGTCTCGCCCATGGCGATCGGCAAGCAGATGCAGTTCTTCGGCGCCCGCCTCAACACCGCGAAGGCGCTGCTGTACGCCATCAACGGCGGCCGGGACGAGATGACGGGCAAGCAGGTCGTGTCTGGCTACGACCCGCTCGCGGGCGACCAGCCCCTCGACTTCGACACGGTGTGGGCCAGGTACGACGCGATGCTCGACTGGGCCGTGCAGACCTACGTCGAGGCGCTCAACATCATCCACTACTGCCACGACAAGTACGCCTACGAGGCCATGGAGATGGCGCTGCACGACGACGAGGTCGTGCGCACCATGGGCTGCGGCATGGCGGGCCTGTCGATCGTGGCCGACTCGCTGTCGGCCATCAAGTTCGCCACCGTCACCCCGGTGCGCGACGAGTCCGGCCTTGTGGTCGACTACATCACCGAGGGCGACTTCCCGAAGTACGGCAACGACGACGACCGCGTCGACGACCTTGCCAAGCTCGTGGTCTCGACCGTGATGGGCAAGATCCGATCGATCAAGCTCTACCGCGACGCGATCCCGACGCAGTCGGTCCTGACGATCACGTCCAACGTCGTCTACGGCAAGGCCACCGGCGCCTTCCCCTCCGGCCACGCGGCAGGCACGCCGTTCGCCCCCGGTGCCAACCCCGCCAACGGTGCGGACACGCACGGCATGCTCGCCTCCATGATGAGCGTCGGCAAGCTGTCCTACGACGACGCGCTCGACGGCATCTCGCTGACCAACACCATCACCCCGACCGCGCTGGGTCGCACCGAGCAGGAGCGCATCGACAACCTGGTCGGCATCCTCGACGCGGGCATGGGGGAGGGCCTCTACCACGCCAACATCAACGTGCTGAACCGCGAGACGCTCCTCGACGCGATGGAGAACCCGGAGAACTACCCGCAGCTCACCATCCGGGTCTCGGGGTACGCCGTCAACTTCGTGAAGCTGACCCGCGAGCAGCAACTCGACGTGCTCTCGCGCACCTTCCACGAGGCCCTCTGA